One Ranitomeya variabilis isolate aRanVar5 chromosome 5, aRanVar5.hap1, whole genome shotgun sequence DNA window includes the following coding sequences:
- the RPS27L gene encoding ribosomal protein eS27-like isoform X2 yields MLAKDLLHPSSDEERTRHKKKRLVQSPNSYFMDVKCPGCYKITTVFSHAQTVVLCVGCSTVLCQPTGGKARLTEGCSFRRKQH; encoded by the exons ATG TTGGCAAAAGATTTGTTGCATCCATCCTCTGATGAGGAAAGGACTAGGCATAAGAAAAAGCGGTTAGTCCAGAGCCCAAATTCCTACTTCATGGATGTGAAATGTCCAG GCTGCTATAAAATCACTACAGTTTTCAGCCACGCACAAACTGTTGTCCTTTGTGTAGGTTGTTCTACTGTTCTGTGTCAGCCCACAGGTGGAAAAGCAAGGCTCACAGAAG GTTGTTCCTTCAGGCGAAAGCAACACTGA